GCTGCCATGTTTATACTGAGAGGCACATTCTTTTTCTAAATTCGCTAGGGCTATGACCCGAAGCTGCTGTGAAGTATTTACTGAAATTTTGATGACTCGAGAATCCAACTAAATAGGCTATTTCTGAAATCCTCCTATCGGAATTTATCAAAAAAGTTTTAGCCTGCTCTATGCGTATGTGACGTATGTAAAGGGAAGTAGAGTAGTGTGTGTTTCTTTTTAATATTCGATGAAGGTTAGTTCTACTCAGGCCAAGTTCTTGACAAATAGCTTTCAAGCCAAAACTTTCATTTTGGAGGTTTTGGACCAACAAGTCGTTAATCTCTTTTACTATTTCTATATCTGAGAGGTACATTTACTCCCTATTATACTGGCTATAAATAAGTTAATCAAATACAATATAAATATATCAAGGCTGAAATTGCACTTTGAGGTCGTAATTTTAGGGAGCGGTATAGTCGTTTATGGCAAGCTTTTAAATATTTTGACATTGATAGAAAGACCGAACATTGATTTATAATGCCATCCATATATTATTTCTTTCGCAAAGGGCAAAAACCAATTAGATTAGTTCTTTTATTTATCAAACAAATACGATTGTGACATCAAAGACACTAGCATATTTGAATCAGAAAAAATGAATAGACAATCGCAGTTGTTAGTAGTATTTTTTTGCATTGTAAAATTAACATTACACTTAATTGCCGATAGTAATTCTGGTTTTCAAGGGGATGAGTTATTGCATATTGAAGCTGGCAATCACCTTGCAATTGCCTATATGGAATTTCCTGCCATTGTTGGTTTTCTTGCTTTCATCCAAAACTTATTCAACTCTACCTCGGTATTTATTCATCATATTTTCCCACATCTTGCTTCCCTATTGATCGTCTTTTTTGTAGCAAAAACAACTGCAGAACTTGGCGGAAAAACCCAAGCAATATTTTTGGTGCTTTTGGCAATTATAATTGCACCTAGTTTTGGGCGGTCTCAGCAACTTTTACAACCTGTTGTATTCAGTCAGCTATTTTGGGTATTAGGGTTTTATCAACTCGTCCGTTTCGTGAAATACCTTGACAAGAAATCTCTTTGGTACCTTACGCTATTTAGCATTCTTGGTTTTTTCTCCAAATACGACAGCATCTTTTTCCTTTTTGGACTGAGTTCTTTGCTCCTTTTCGAAAGTACTAGATCTGCACTTTTAAAACACAAGTTTTGGTGGAATATAATCGTGTTTCTGCTTTCTATTACTCCAATAATTATTTGGCAGTATTTGAATAATTTTCCTGTCCTACAAATGACAAGCAGGCTTTATGAAGCACATTTAAATAAAATAACAAGACTTGAGAACTTACAAAACTTACTAATTGGAGTAAATCCAATTAATACCCTGTTACTGGTAATTCCTGCAATTATCTTTCTTATCAGGTCAAAAAACTCTGTGATAGTACGAACACTTTCAATAGCCATCGCACTGTCTTACCTCCTACTATTTTACAAAAATGGCAAAGCTTATTATTTCTATCCTATCATCTTAACCGTGCTTCCATTTGGAGCCGTTTTTTGGGAACAGTTCGTTTTGGTTAAAAAGAAATGGTTAATCTATCCTCTTTCTGTGCTTATGTTATTGGGCGTAGTTCTAATTCCCTTCGGAATGCCTGTTTATAGCCTTGACGTATATCTTAAGGACATCTACCCTTACGAGAAAAATGAAGTGGAAGGCGGTAAGTTTGGCGTTAAATACGATGAATATTACACCAAGGAGAAATGGCCAACGACCATGAACGAACTGAAAGCTGTTTATGACAACTTGCCTTCAAACGAGAAGAAAGATTGCCTCATTTGGGGCAAACATTACGGACAGGCCGGTGCTGTAAATATACTGGGGAGAGCACACGACCTTCCAAGGGCGTTCTCTTACCACGGAAGCTTTTATAATTGGACTCCCACTGGAGAAATGCCGCATACCATTATTGCACTTAGTTATCAAGTTGGGGACTTTTTCGATCCATATTTTGAAAATGTAACTTTGGTAAAATCAATCTATAATCCCTACTCAGAAAACGAAGAAGAACTATACCAACGGATTTATATTTGTACAAATCCAAAGCAAGATTTCGAACAAATGAAAGTGCTTTTTGAGAAGAGGATTTATGAATAATTATCAACTTATTCTAATCTACTTATGGAATTCTATGGCAAATTTAAGCTAGTTTGATGCTTCAATATGTAGCTTATATTAAACCTGATTTGGCCTAAAAGGCAATTGAATAGGAAGTAATTAAAAGATTTATGACCGAAAAGAGTATCTCAAAGACAATCCAGCAGTTTACAACTTCCGTAATTGAAAACACTATTGACATATCTGAGGCAGAAAGGAATATCAATGAAATTCATGCCCATTTCCAACAACTCACCGGAATCACTGGATTTGACTTTTCAATTGAAAATTTAGCTGCAGTTCCTACTGCTAAAGGAAAAGCACTTGGTCTAAACTATGCAGCACAATGCTTACTTGATTTTAAAAGAACAGTTAAGTTTTTAAGGGCGATTGTAGCAGCGATTTTGAGATGTCAAAAAGAACAACCAGGAAAGACGATAAATATATTTTACGCTGGTTGCGGTCCTTATGCACCATTTGTAACTTTAGTTGCTCCATTGTTCAACCCCGATGAAATTCAATTTACCCTTCTTGAAATCAATAAGAACTCTGTGGACTCTGCTAAAAAGTTAATCGGTGCATTAAACTTAACAAAGCACGTAAAAGAAGTCTTTATAGCAGATGCGGTAACATTTAAAGTTCCTAGTCCCAAGGCCTTTCACATCTTAATAAGTGAGACTCTTGATGCCATGTTGTTTCGAGAGTGCTATGTCCCCATTTTATTCAATTTACTTCCTCAGTTCAATGAAAATGTTATTTTGATTCCTGAGAATGTTATAATTAACTTATCCTTTTTACCTCTAACCGAAGGTGATGCTGAACTTGGTTTAGGAAGCGTACTTGATGTGCGTGAATCCATTA
This portion of the Spirosomataceae bacterium TFI 002 genome encodes:
- a CDS encoding AraC-type DNA-binding protein, with translation MYLSDIEIVKEINDLLVQNLQNESFGLKAICQELGLSRTNLHRILKRNTHYSTSLYIRHIRIEQAKTFLINSDRRISEIAYLVGFSSHQNFSKYFTAASGHSPSEFRKRMCLSV
- a CDS encoding Dolichyl-phosphate-mannose-protein mannosyltransferase gives rise to the protein MNRQSQLLVVFFCIVKLTLHLIADSNSGFQGDELLHIEAGNHLAIAYMEFPAIVGFLAFIQNLFNSTSVFIHHIFPHLASLLIVFFVAKTTAELGGKTQAIFLVLLAIIIAPSFGRSQQLLQPVVFSQLFWVLGFYQLVRFVKYLDKKSLWYLTLFSILGFFSKYDSIFFLFGLSSLLLFESTRSALLKHKFWWNIIVFLLSITPIIIWQYLNNFPVLQMTSRLYEAHLNKITRLENLQNLLIGVNPINTLLLVIPAIIFLIRSKNSVIVRTLSIAIALSYLLLFYKNGKAYYFYPIILTVLPFGAVFWEQFVLVKKKWLIYPLSVLMLLGVVLIPFGMPVYSLDVYLKDIYPYEKNEVEGGKFGVKYDEYYTKEKWPTTMNELKAVYDNLPSNEKKDCLIWGKHYGQAGAVNILGRAHDLPRAFSYHGSFYNWTPTGEMPHTIIALSYQVGDFFDPYFENVTLVKSIYNPYSENEEELYQRIYICTNPKQDFEQMKVLFEKRIYE